The Candidatus Defluviibacterium haderslevense DNA window TCATTGGCAAGTAGAAACAGGGTGGCTGAAAATATTACGAGCGCTAAAGGGATACAATATAATGCCGTGACCATATTAAAAATGGATCCGACCATACTAACAGCTCAATTTTCTAATCCGGAAAATGCTCTAGAATTGGTCAAAGAAGCGGTAGATTTTATTTATAATTTTAAACTCTCGGATACTTCCTATCTGTATTTTAAAAATTTCTTGATATCAGGACTTCCAAATGATTCTTATTGGACCGAAGCATGGTTGGATTTCAAGGGCAACCCAAATGATCCGGTTAAAAAGAATACCGTGAGTACTCGTCTAAGTGCTATGTATCGCGAAATAATCAGTCAGGCAGAATATCATCTTTCTTAATACAGATTAAAAATTAAAAAAATGAAACGTCGTAAATTTATAAAAAGTGCAGCTGCAGCAGGTATTGTAGTTCCTACGATGATCAATGGGATTCCCCTTCAGGCACACAGCACGAATCAATGGTTAAGTACCGTTCTTAATCCAAGTGTAGAAACGGACCATGTGTTGGTTATCATCCAAATGAATGGTGGAAATGATGGATTGAATACAGTAGTACCTTTAGATCAATTATCCAAACTAAATGTGGCCCGTCCAAACGTAGTACTTAAGGATGCCAATATTCTAAAATTAAATGGAACAACTAAAGTTGGCTTGCACCCGTCTCTGACCGGATTTCAAACTTTATACAATGAAGGCAAACTCAATATACTTCAATCAGTAGGTTATCCTTCACCCAATTTTTCCCATTTTGCTTCTACAGATATTTGGGCAAGTGGTCGTAATTCAGATCAATTTCTGGATACCGGTTGGGTAGGACGATATCTCAATGAAGAGTTTCCCGGTTTTCCATTAGACTATCCAAATGCTGTCAATCCGGATCCTTTAGCTGTTCAAATTGGCGGGAATATTCCATTAATGTTTCAGGGACCGGTGGCTCAAATGTCAATGAATGTGGGCAATCCTGATATTTTCGGAGCATGGCCCAATGGTATCAGTGATCCAACTGATGGTACACCAAAAGGAAAAGAGCTCAATTTCATTCGTACCATTTCACGACAATCTAAATCATTTGCTGATGCGCTTATTCAAGGATATTTAAAAGGAAATAATGTAGCCAACTACCCTACTAATAATTATTTGGCAGACACGCTTAAAGTAGTTGCCAGAGTTGTAAAAGGCGGTATGAAAACACGAATGTTTTTAGTAAGTATTGGTAATTTTGATACACATGCTGATCAGGTTGATAGTGCAGGAACTCACATAGGTGCACACGCTA harbors:
- a CDS encoding DUF1501 domain-containing protein, translating into MKRRKFIKSAAAAGIVVPTMINGIPLQAHSTNQWLSTVLNPSVETDHVLVIIQMNGGNDGLNTVVPLDQLSKLNVARPNVVLKDANILKLNGTTKVGLHPSLTGFQTLYNEGKLNILQSVGYPSPNFSHFASTDIWASGRNSDQFLDTGWVGRYLNEEFPGFPLDYPNAVNPDPLAVQIGGNIPLMFQGPVAQMSMNVGNPDIFGAWPNGISDPTDGTPKGKELNFIRTISRQSKSFADALIQGYLKGNNVANYPTNNYLADTLKVVARVVKGGMKTRMFLVSIGNFDTHADQVDSAGTHIGAHANLLKLLGDAVLAFQRDLEAMNLADRVIGMTFSEFGRRIKSNDSNGTDHGAAAPLFVFGKKIQGGVVGANPILPAVATVDDNVPMQYDFRSVYSSILKDWFCVKEPELQNIMLKTYQNLPIVKNECSNVSIDEHQKLESELTIIAYPNPMVTHTEIKVKTARGYTQIQLIDALGRLCKIVHAGRLDEGSHTFRLNNDTFAPGNYYLRIQQGNAQKVEPLMIVL